A stretch of Pomacea canaliculata isolate SZHN2017 linkage group LG6, ASM307304v1, whole genome shotgun sequence DNA encodes these proteins:
- the LOC112567015 gene encoding uncharacterized protein LOC112567015, translated as MEGPLPFQQLIAHQIIHADADGPEPEINPVLVPSHDKVWSWSPMFSRGFEDCAQEAVRYLVEDEGLAVEDPVIVGLLQHLRSCFFSATSMSWDLPYQESVTCDASATSALDHFLSCKVPTDQLTSTHFPGCGMSPSTSPEATAGILVEMATRSNDASTTRSKATVTSCEDAATLQSTKHSCLPGKALSLEKRSAGSPPFVTASPSDLEGIVTVSPSDLAGILSCLHYLHPLSPPLPCGTKGGVSRTSSVSDSICEDCTDSSTDRANVCLNAHADVREGIMEDSHVNMTTVTHLSPVYQTSALSETSPAMSPLVGLPASMLTPEEIKIRMLAHEILSLLEEEVLDGPTVLDEIDGMSDDADSDMEMDVQDTVVEVEP; from the coding sequence ATGGAGGGCCCACTACCATTTCAACAGCTAATTGCTCATCAGATCATccatgctgatgctgatggacCTGAACCAGAAATCAACCCAGTATTGGTCCCCAGCCATGATAAAGTGTGGAGCTGGAGCCCCATGTTCAGCAGAGGGTTTGAAGATTGTGCACAAGAGGCTGTGCGGTACCTGGTGGAGGACGAAGGACTGGCAGTTGAGGACCCAGTCATAGTGGGACTGTTGCAGCACCTTCGTTCCTGCTTCTTCTCGGCCACCTCCATGTCCTGGGATTTACCATATCAAGAATCTGTCACCTGCGATGCCAGTGCTACCTCGGCTTTGGACCATTTTCTGTCATGTAAAGTTCCTACTGACCAGCTGACCAGCACACACTTTCCAGGCTGTGGTATGAGTCCTTCTACCAGCCCAGAGGCAACAGCTGGTATTCTTGTAGAGATGGCCACTAGGTCTAATGACGCCAGCACGACCAGGTCAAAGGCCACAGTCACTTCATGTGAAGATGCAGCTACCCTGCAGTCCACCAAGCACAGCTGTCTCCCAGGAAAAGCCCTGAGTCTTGAGAAAAGGTCAGCAGGAAGCCCCCCTTTTGTGACTGCATCCCCGAGCGACCTGGAAGGGATAGTGACTGTATCCCCAAGCGACCTGGCAGGGATACTTTCTTGCCTGCATTATCTACACCCactctcccctcctctcccatGTGGTACCAAAGGTGGTGTTTCAAGGACCAGTTCAGTTAGTGACAGCATATGTGAAGACTGCACAGACAGCAGTACAGATAGAGCTAATGTGTGTTTGAATGCCCATGCTGATGTCAGGGAAGGTATCATGGAGGACAGTCATGTCAACATGACAACAGTGACACACCTCTCACCTGTATACCAGACGTCAGCATTATCAGAAACATCACCAGCAATGTCACCATTGGTAGGGTTACCAGCAAGCATGTTGACACCAGAAGAGATTAAAATTCGCATGCTGGCCCATGAAATTCTGTCTCTTCTTGAGGAAGAAGTCTTGGATGGCCCCACTGTTTTGGATGAAATTGATGGAATGAGTGATGATGCAGATAGTGACATGGAGATGGATGTGCAAGACACAGTTGTAGAAGTAGAGCCATAG